In Erigeron canadensis isolate Cc75 chromosome 6, C_canadensis_v1, whole genome shotgun sequence, the following are encoded in one genomic region:
- the LOC122603271 gene encoding mitochondrial uncoupling protein 5-like, giving the protein MGVKGFIEGGIASIVAGCSTHPLDLIKVRMQLQGENQPVRAASAPGGSINVSGPPRVGPIGVGMQIIKQDGARALFSGVSATVLRQTLYSTTRMGLYDMMKKKWTDPETGNMRLWKKIGAGLIAGGIGAAVGNPADVAMVRMQADGRLPAAQRRNYQSVVDAISQMAKNEGVGSLWRGSSLTVNRAMLVTASQLASYDQIKETILEKGVMKDGLGTHVTASFAAGFVASVVTNPIDVIKTRVMNMRVEPGKAPPYTGATDCALQTIRSEGPMALYKGFIPTISRQGPFTVVLFVTLEQVRKLLKDF; this is encoded by the coding sequence ATGGGAGTTAAAGGATTTATTGAAGGTGGAATAGCATCAATAGTAGCCGGATGCTCTACCCACCCACTTGATCTGATCAAGGTGCGGATGCAGTTACAGGGCGAAAACCAGCCCGTTCGAGCTGCATCCGCACCGGGTGGGAGCATCAACGTCTCTGGGCCTCCACGAGTGGGGCCCATTGGAGTCGGGATGCAGATCATCAAGCAAGACGGGGCAAGAGCCTTGTTCTCTGGTGTATCTGCCACCGTTCTCCGTCAAACGCTTTATTCCACCACTAGAATGGGTCTTTATGAcatgatgaaaaaaaaatggacaGATCCTGAAACTGGAAACATGCGGCTGTGGAAAAAGATTGGTGCCGGGTTGATCGCTGGTGGTATAGGGGCTGCGGTTGGGAACCCCGCGGATGTGGCAATGGTCCGTATGCAGGCAGACGGAAGGCTCCCAGCTGCCCAACGTCGTAATTACCAAAGCGTCGTTGACGCTATATCACAAATGGCAAAAAACGAAGGGGTTGGGAGCCTATGGCGCGGTTCATCTCTAACAGTGAACCGCGCCATGTTAGTGACTGCCTCACAGTTGGCATCCTATGATCAGATCAAGGAAACTATACTAGAAAAAGGTGTAATGAAAGATGGGCTTGGAACCCATGTGACCGCAAGTTTTGCTGCAGGGTTCGTGGCTTCGGTTGTCACGAACCCCATAGATGTGATTAAAACCCGAGTCATGAATATGAGAGTGGAGCCGGGAAAGGCTCCGCCTTATACGGGCGCAACTGACTGCGCCCTACAAACTATACGATCGGAAGGTCCAATGGCGCTTTATAAAGGTTTTATTCCTACGATATCAAGGCAGGGACCATTTACAGTTGTTCTGTTTGTTACACTAGAACAAGTCCGAAAATTACTAAAGGATTTCTAA
- the LOC122605196 gene encoding protein CURVATURE THYLAKOID 1D, chloroplastic, with protein MELCTSTNNLKSLTFYTKINPQMNFTLPLKPNTVNPGLRSFKYTAIKATSSEETSSGANQYVKEEPEVVRYSSVESTVPVETSNQYDKEESEVVNYSSVESVVPEETSNGDKWNAKEESDGVVTDEETQTEGNSRLGGFSLFKDDAVTDDQSLQFDFLDKLKVELDLQDSFSIALLSVGGVAALWLTASIVGAIDRIPLFPKLLEVVGLGYTIWFSTRYLLFKRNRDELVSKVEEIKQQVLGPKN; from the exons ATGGAGCTCTGTACTTCCACAAATAATCTCAAATCTTTAACATTTTACACAAAAATTAACCCTCAAATGAACTTCACTCTCCCTTTGAAACCCAACACAGTTAATCCAG GTTTACGCTCTTTTAAGTATACTGCTATAAAAGCTACATCTTCTGAGGAAACGTCAAGTGGTGCAAACCAGTATGTTAAAGAAGAACCAGAAGTAGTCAGATACTCGTCTGTGGAATCAACGGTTCCTGTGGAAACGTCAAACCAGTATGATAAAGAAGAATCAGAAGTAGTCAACTACTCGTCTGTGGAATCAGTGGTTCCTGAAGAAACGTCAAATGGGGATAAGTGGAATGCTAAAGAGGAATCTGATGGAGTAGTGACTGATGAAGAAACTCAAACCGAGGGTAATAGCCGGCTTGGTGGATTTAGTTTGTTTAAAGATGATGCTGTGACGGATGATCAATCTCTGCAGTTTGATTTTCTGGATAAGCTCAAAGTTGAG TTGGATCTTCAAGATTCCTTTTCAATTGCTTTACTTAGTGTAGGAGGTGTTGCAGCGTTGTGGTTAACTGCATCCATTGTTGGAGCCATTGATCGTATACCTTTG TTCCCTAAGTTGCTGGAAGTGGTGGGTCTTGGCTACACTATCTGGTTCAGCACACGCTACCTGCTTTTTAAG AGAAACAGAGATGAATTGGTGTCAAAGGTTGAAGAGATTAAGCAACAAGTTTTAGGACCAAAGAATTAA